One Triticum dicoccoides isolate Atlit2015 ecotype Zavitan chromosome 4B, WEW_v2.0, whole genome shotgun sequence genomic window carries:
- the LOC119291346 gene encoding UPF0496 protein 1-like, which translates to MGNTSSSSAGGSRPHRSTTSSDSGLPHAAAAEELSSYEAACRHDPEVRTFDSTLQRRTSRAISTLAVGVEVRSMSLDSLREVTGCLLDMNQEVVKVILDCKKDIWKSPELFDLVEDYFESSLHTLDFCTALDKCLKRARDSQLLLHVALQRFDDEDDNDGDAAAAAPAARYARTLHELRQFKAAGDPFTDEFFEAFQAVYRQQLAMLEKLQQRKHRLDKKIKTIKAWRRVSSVIFASTFAAVLICSVVAAAIAAPPVAAALAAAAAIPIGSMGKWIDSLLKGYQDAVRGQKEVVSAMQVGTFIAIKDLDNIRVLINRVEMEISSMVDCVDFAERDEEAVRFGVEEIKKKLEAFMKSVEDLGEQADRCSRDIRRARTVVLQRIIRHPN; encoded by the coding sequence ATGGGAAAcaccagcagcagcagcgccgGCGGCAGCAGGCCCCACCGGTCGACGACCTCGTCGGACTCGGGGCTGCCGcacgccgcggcggcggaggagctcaGCTCGTACGAGGCGGCGTGCCGGCACGACCCGGAGGTGCGCACcttcgactccacgctgcagcgccGCACCAGCCGCGCCATCTCCACGCTCGCGGTGGGGGTCGAGGTGCGCTCCATGTCGCTCGACTCCCTCCGCGAGGTCACCGGCTGCCTCCTGGACATGAACCAGGAGGTGGTCAAGGTCATCCTCGACTGCAAGAAGGACATCTGGAAGAGCCCCGAGCTGTTCGACCTCGTCGAGGACTACTTCGAGAGCAGCCTCCACACCCTCGACTTCTGCACCGCGCTCGACAAGTGCCTCAAGCGCGCCCGCGACTCCCAGCTCCTCCTCCACGTCGCCCTCCAGCGCTTCGACGACGAGGACGACAACGacggcgacgccgccgccgccgcgcccgccgcccggTACGCGCGCACGCTGCACGAGCTGCGCCAGTTCAAGGCGGCCGGGGACCCCTTCACGGACGAGTTCTTCGAGGCCTTCCAGGCCGTGTACCGGCAGCAGCTGGCCATGCTGGAGAAACTGCAGCAGCGCAAGCACCGGCTGGACAAGAAAATCAAGACCATCAAAGCGTGGCGCCGGGTGTCGAGCGTCATCTTCGCGAGCACCTTCGCGGCGGTGCTCATCTGCTCGGTGGTCGCCGCGGCCATAGCCGCGCCGCCTGTCGCAGCGGCATTGGCCGCGGCGGCCGCGATTCCGATAGGGTCCATGGGGAAGTGGATCGACTCGCTGCTCAAAGGGTACCAGGACGCTGTCCGTGGGCAGAAGGAGGTGGTGAGCGCAATGCAGGTCGGGACGTTCATCGCCATCAAGGATTTGGACAACATCAGGGTGCTCATCAACCGGGTGGAGATGGAGATCAGCTCAATGGTCGACTGTGTGGACTTCGCGGAGCGGGACGAGGAGGCGGTCAGGTTCGGGgtggaggagatcaagaagaagctggaggccttcaTGAAGAGCGTCGAGGACCTCGGGGAGCAGGCAGACCGGTGTAGCCGAGACATCCGCCGAGCAAGGACCGTCGTGCTGCAAAGGATCATCCGGCATCCCAACTGA